The following are from one region of the Lineus longissimus chromosome 19, tnLinLong1.2, whole genome shotgun sequence genome:
- the LOC135503407 gene encoding tetraspanin-18-like gives MVCSICCCCCCCDCCTLKGIAKWILIAFNVGFFIAGAVLLGVGIWIAVDPSTLADFLSAFNYGSLNVTGLLLGSAYTLIGIGAFIFLIGFTGFCGACKENKVCLIIYIICVSIVLLVQIIAMILVAVFFEQIKSTALTTLKTAVTDNYDGSWSSSNSISLAFDYTQITFDCCGVDSYTNFQGATNWNTAYNYGGSSYTMTIPQSCCKQDDSQFPTGTVSLTDGLCPVTPTTTNSYYTTSCYDSIINYINTYAILLITIICCIVGIEIVGILCAVYICKNS, from the exons ATGGTGTGTAGTATATGCTGTTGCTGCTGTTGTTGTGATTGCTGTACATTGAAAGGTATCGCAAAATGGATCTTGATTGCTTTCAACGTTGGATTCTTC atcgCTGGCGCCGTCCTGTTAGGTGTTGGAATCTGGATAGCAGTAGATCCATCAACCTTGGCTGATTTCCTCTCAGCGTTTAACTATGGTTCGCTCAACGTGACCGGGCTGCTGCTCGGGTCAGCCTACACTCTCATCGGTATCGGAGCCTTCATTTTCTTGATCGGCTTCACAGGATTCTGCGGAGCGTGTAAGGAGAATAAAGTCTGTCTGATCATT TACATCATCTGCGTCAGTATCGTCCTTCTCGTCCAGATCATCGCGATGATCCTCGTAGCTGTCTTCTTCGAACAG ATCAAGAGTACCGCCCTTACAACATTGAAGACCGCGGTCACTGATAACTATGACGGCAGCTGGAGCTCATCCAATTCGATCTCCTTAGCTTTTGACTACACTCAAATCACC TTCGATTGTTGCGGCGTTGACTCTTACACAAACTTCCAAGGTGCCACCAACTGGAATACGGCCTATAACTACGGAGGCAGCTCCTACACAATGACCATCCCCCAATCCTGTTGTAAGCAGGACGACTCCCAGTTCCCCACGGGGACGGTAAGCCTGACTGATGGCTTGTGTCCGGTGACGCCAACGACGACGAACTCGTACTACACCACC TCTTGTTATGACAGCATTATCAACTACATCAACACGTATGCCATCCTTCTGATTACCATTATCTGCTGCATTGTGGGAATTGAG ATTGTCGGAATCTTGTGTGCCGTATACATCTGCAAGAACAGTTAG